The Cucurbita pepo subsp. pepo cultivar mu-cu-16 chromosome LG05, ASM280686v2, whole genome shotgun sequence nucleotide sequence TGCTCGAGCATTTCTCCGAGGTTTTGCCGCGGGAGATTTGAAGATCATCCTTACCGTTTCTTGGAAGCTTGTTTTCTCTGCAAGAAGGCGCTTAATGATGACAAAGACATTTTCATGTACAggttagtttttcttttccttttattcttATGATTTCTGTAAGGATGAAGATGAGAGTTATATTAGAGTTGTTTTCGGATTCTGAACTGTGGATTTTGCATCTGGTTATTGGTTTAGATTTGTTGTGTGTTCGacattttgtgttttaattttCCGTAGCAAAGATGAATCCGAGAGAAACATTTAATTCTCTGATCAAGAGAGGAATTCAGTTTTTGCAGATAAGCATTTTACTAATTATATCGATGGATCCTTGTGGAAATAGGATCGATCTTTTAATTCCTTCCGGTATTTGACGAACAAAATATCAAGATCAGAAAACGtctttttctgaaaatttTTCGAATCAGATCTTAAATATGAACGTTTCAATTACGAAGAGAtgacaaatattatcctcGGCCATGATTCTGATTCTGACGATATTGTTACGATTATCTTCTGCAGAGGAGACACTCCATTTTGCAGCGAAGAGTGTCGACAGAAGCAAATCGACATGGACGAAGCGAAAGAGCATAAGATGAATCTATCATCGTCCATAAAAGCCATGAGAAATTTAGATCAATCCACTTCTACGGACAAGTCTATCACCAACCACGACTGCTGTTTCCTTGTCGGCACGGTGGTGGCGGCGTAGATCGATAGATACTCATACCTATACGTATTAATCATTCCCggaaaaagaggagaaaatttgaagagtaaagaagaaaaagaaaaccggGAAGAGCAGAGAGTTCGTTTTTGTTTAGATtctcgtaaaaaaaaaattatgcaacTGTGAATGAATTATGTTTATGGATGGTGGTGGTGATCAGTGAGGAAGTCTTGTGTTCATTTTTCTACTGGGATTTGCTCatcttttcgtttttttttcttctgtgcATCTTTTTGGGGCTTTGTTtatgtatattatattataagcTTTAATGGATGGTGAAGAAATACTaatgaaatgagaaatttaGCTTTTTACTAGAATTTCGATGGATTcctcttttatttactttgtttctattcatttacttattttattcagcataaataagatatttttttaatataagttgGAATATTGCTGAATTCAagattattctttttttttttcttttttttttcggaaTATTAATAATGGTGAAGACTCGAAGGGATGACTcattttctctgttcttttttttttttcttttcattttcttttagatgCCTTGCAAGTTACAACTAATGCTATGATGCAAATTACGAGATATTCTAATTCTGAGCAACGAAATATCtttgaagaataaaaatacgtttattattatatttaaaaaaagtttgttggttcaattattaatttcaaatttatactTTCACacacataaaaaatatttattttatttgagtgAGCTTCCCATTGATTCAATTATTCGTAGACGAATAAAAGTTGGATgcaatttaaatcaaaataagtCACATAACTTTATCTATATACTTCTACGCTATTTCTATATTATAAACTTCTTTAGGTTATTTATTGAACATGATACTCTATGTATCAATCATATATTGTTCGATATTACGTTAATAATATTAGATTTTACATATAATAGATGAtgataacaaataaaataatcaaaattaaaacataattacaaaactatAGAGTATAAATCTCAACATTGCGCTAAAGTCATTGAATCAGGTATTCCAAGACATAatatgttagaaatcacgattctccacaatggtatgagatattgtccactttgggcataagctctcatgatttgctttgggcttccccaaaatgcctcgtaccaatgatcttccactaaattaatc carries:
- the LOC111796157 gene encoding uncharacterized protein LOC111796157, with protein sequence MDASVRMPYFFVEDDGSDSFLDVEAGFSGNQYSQYPHLFFPRPRICHGGAHPCGGSRNISISCSSISPRFCRGRFEDHPYRFLEACFLCKKALNDDKDIFMYRGDTPFCSEECRQKQIDMDEAKEHKMNLSSSIKAMRNLDQSTSTDKSITNHDCCFLVGTVVAA